The Aureispira anguillae genome contains a region encoding:
- a CDS encoding ATP-binding protein yields the protein MTELALNLTLESHPKNIAEVEPYVTQVVKKYEINQELYGNMLITLTEAVSNAIIHGNSAKAAKKVFVSTNCSQQKICFTVQDEGSGFDPDGLPDPTAPENILTPGGRGVFLMRQLSDAVTFGDDGRLVTLEFSLQ from the coding sequence ATGACAGAACTTGCACTTAACTTAACACTTGAATCTCATCCTAAAAACATAGCAGAGGTAGAACCTTATGTTACTCAGGTGGTTAAAAAATATGAGATCAATCAAGAGTTATATGGTAATATGTTAATTACGCTAACAGAAGCAGTAAGTAATGCTATCATACATGGGAATAGTGCCAAAGCGGCAAAGAAAGTATTTGTTTCTACCAACTGTTCGCAACAAAAAATTTGCTTTACCGTCCAAGATGAAGGATCTGGCTTTGATCCCGATGGTTTACCTGATCCTACGGCTCCAGAAAACATCCTAACTCCTGGTGGTAGAGGTGTTTTCTTGATGAGACAGCTTTCTGACGCTGTTACCTTTGGTGACGATGGGCGTTTAGTCACACTAGAATTTTCTTTGCAATAA
- a CDS encoding DUF4175 family protein, whose protein sequence is MQNNNYQSLIEKIDQFTRKYYMNNLIRGSLYSIGGLLAAFISFALLEYYYFNATVSSMELRKGLFYSFLGISALTLGWFVFRPLLQYFKLGDVISHEQAAKIIGQHFGAVKDKLLNVLQLKEQMGYTDSVLVEASINQKIKTLKPVPFAAAIDLKENKRYLRYAIPPLLLLLLLLLTSNILEESTSRIINNNKEFEKAAAFRFIVEDVERKVVQYENYNLEVKIEGEYSLNEVFIEVDNYKYKLEKVDPNTFRYTFVELRKDTEFNLTAHGVVSKKYGIDVLEKPQIADFDIDLKYPSYTGRSNESITGIGDLIVPVGTNIEWLFKSINTNSLNVQFPGEKNRIATTQVGESAFTVKKRILKEGEYKIFIANKELPKGDSISYSLTLIPDMYPSIDVKSNRDSLNDKVVYFVGEASDDYGLKALNFNYKIERAEQAIKEDQLAMSITKGKQTTYDYILNVKELDLKPGDKLSYYFEAFDNDAVNGSKSVKTAVMYYEMPSIEELKEQETTNNAEIKNELEDAIKKMKKLGDDVKRVQNRILQKKDMNWQDRRELEKLIKEREAIEEEIQDAKENFDENVQKQEEYQEVSKEIAEKQEMLQKLFDEVMNDEMKDLFNEMEEMLNEMDQEKLKEQLDEIKMSEEEMEKELDRMLELFKKMEVEKAMEDAVNELDSLAKEQEELSKQTEENANKEDKKGDKENKDGNKEKGDKNKDGKQEEKKMTQEEIEKKQEEINKKFDEVMEKVKEAKEKNEELESPMDMENEEMDQQEKDTKENLQNSSQQLQKKNNKKASKSQKNAAQKMKEMSKEMKEMMQMNQMEQMKEDIKSMRQLLENLVDMSFDQEDLIDEVNITVTNTPTYVKLVQQQDKIKDDFRHIEDSLQALSKRVYQIEAFVTEKVTEVKKTLKKSVKTLEERQKRTAVVQQQYTMTGVNDLALMLNEAMDQMQQQMAQQMPGDQMCEKPGNGKPGGQGNGMGKGGKKPGMGGLRQLQEQLNKQMQQMKEQMKQGKMPGGKQFAQMAAKQAAIRKALQDAKKKGQKKGKGGGKELQDMIDAMDKVETDLVNKRLPNDMQKRQKDILTRLLQAENAERERELDEKRKAERPDEYVPKMPPALEEYLKKRQGQVEMFKTVSPSLKPYYKNLVERYFRALN, encoded by the coding sequence ATGCAAAATAATAATTACCAATCCTTAATTGAGAAAATAGACCAATTTACCCGAAAATACTACATGAATAATCTTATTCGTGGAAGCTTGTATAGTATAGGAGGGCTGTTGGCTGCCTTTATTAGTTTTGCGCTCTTAGAGTATTATTACTTTAATGCAACGGTATCTTCTATGGAACTCCGAAAAGGGCTTTTTTATTCCTTTTTGGGAATTAGCGCTTTGACTTTAGGCTGGTTTGTTTTTCGACCATTGTTGCAATATTTTAAGTTAGGAGATGTTATTTCGCACGAGCAAGCTGCTAAAATCATAGGACAACATTTTGGTGCAGTAAAAGATAAATTGCTCAATGTTTTGCAATTAAAGGAACAAATGGGCTATACGGATTCTGTGTTGGTGGAAGCTAGTATCAATCAAAAAATAAAAACACTCAAACCTGTTCCTTTTGCTGCGGCTATTGATCTAAAAGAAAATAAGCGTTATCTCCGTTATGCAATCCCTCCATTGTTACTCTTACTATTGTTGTTGCTTACGTCTAATATTTTGGAAGAGAGCACCAGCCGTATTATCAACAATAATAAAGAATTTGAGAAAGCAGCAGCGTTTAGATTTATTGTGGAAGATGTGGAGCGCAAAGTTGTTCAGTATGAGAATTATAATCTAGAAGTAAAAATAGAAGGAGAGTATTCGCTTAATGAGGTTTTTATAGAGGTTGATAACTATAAATACAAATTAGAAAAAGTAGATCCTAATACTTTTAGATATACTTTTGTTGAATTGCGTAAGGATACAGAGTTCAACCTTACTGCCCATGGTGTTGTTTCCAAAAAATATGGAATTGATGTCTTGGAGAAACCTCAAATTGCAGATTTTGACATCGATCTAAAATATCCTTCTTATACTGGAAGGTCTAACGAATCAATTACAGGGATTGGAGACTTGATTGTTCCAGTAGGAACCAATATTGAGTGGCTATTTAAATCTATTAATACCAATAGTTTAAATGTTCAATTTCCTGGTGAGAAAAACCGCATCGCTACTACTCAAGTTGGAGAATCTGCTTTTACCGTTAAGAAGCGCATTTTAAAAGAAGGCGAATACAAAATTTTTATTGCCAATAAAGAATTGCCTAAAGGCGATTCTATTTCGTATTCTTTGACACTTATTCCTGATATGTACCCTTCTATTGATGTCAAATCCAATAGAGACAGTCTAAATGATAAGGTGGTGTATTTTGTTGGTGAGGCATCAGATGATTATGGCTTAAAAGCGTTGAATTTTAATTACAAAATAGAACGAGCTGAGCAAGCAATTAAGGAAGATCAGCTGGCAATGTCAATTACCAAAGGAAAGCAAACCACTTATGATTATATTCTTAATGTTAAGGAGCTTGATTTAAAACCAGGGGACAAACTTAGTTATTATTTTGAAGCTTTTGATAATGATGCTGTTAATGGAAGTAAGTCGGTTAAAACAGCCGTCATGTATTATGAAATGCCTTCTATTGAGGAATTAAAAGAGCAGGAAACAACCAATAATGCAGAGATTAAGAATGAGCTGGAGGATGCTATTAAGAAAATGAAAAAATTGGGCGATGATGTAAAACGGGTCCAAAATAGAATCTTGCAAAAAAAGGATATGAATTGGCAGGATAGACGGGAATTAGAGAAGTTGATCAAAGAAAGAGAGGCCATCGAAGAAGAAATTCAAGATGCTAAAGAGAACTTTGATGAAAATGTCCAAAAACAAGAGGAATATCAAGAGGTAAGCAAAGAGATTGCTGAAAAACAAGAAATGCTTCAAAAGCTTTTTGATGAGGTCATGAATGACGAAATGAAGGATTTGTTTAATGAGATGGAGGAAATGCTCAATGAGATGGATCAAGAAAAGCTAAAGGAACAGTTGGATGAAATCAAAATGAGCGAGGAAGAAATGGAGAAAGAACTGGATCGAATGCTGGAGCTCTTTAAGAAAATGGAAGTAGAAAAAGCGATGGAAGATGCAGTGAATGAATTGGATTCTTTGGCAAAAGAACAGGAGGAATTGAGTAAACAAACAGAGGAAAATGCCAATAAAGAAGATAAAAAAGGAGACAAGGAAAATAAAGATGGAAATAAAGAGAAGGGCGATAAAAATAAAGATGGAAAGCAAGAGGAAAAGAAAATGACACAAGAGGAGATCGAAAAAAAGCAAGAGGAAATTAATAAGAAGTTTGACGAGGTCATGGAGAAGGTAAAGGAGGCCAAAGAGAAAAACGAAGAACTAGAGAGTCCGATGGATATGGAGAATGAGGAAATGGATCAACAAGAAAAAGATACCAAAGAAAATCTTCAAAATAGTAGCCAACAGTTGCAGAAAAAAAACAATAAAAAGGCTTCTAAGTCTCAAAAGAATGCTGCACAGAAGATGAAGGAAATGTCGAAAGAAATGAAAGAAATGATGCAGATGAACCAAATGGAGCAAATGAAGGAAGACATTAAGAGTATGCGTCAATTGCTAGAAAATTTGGTAGATATGTCTTTTGACCAAGAGGATCTGATTGATGAAGTTAATATAACCGTTACCAATACACCTACTTATGTCAAATTGGTGCAACAACAAGATAAAATCAAAGATGATTTCCGTCATATTGAAGATAGCTTACAAGCGTTGAGTAAACGAGTTTACCAAATAGAGGCTTTTGTTACAGAAAAAGTTACAGAAGTGAAAAAAACGCTTAAGAAGAGTGTGAAAACCTTAGAAGAACGCCAAAAACGTACTGCTGTTGTACAACAACAATATACGATGACTGGTGTTAATGATTTGGCTTTAATGCTCAATGAAGCAATGGATCAAATGCAGCAGCAAATGGCACAGCAAATGCCTGGAGATCAAATGTGTGAAAAGCCTGGTAACGGAAAACCTGGAGGGCAGGGGAATGGAATGGGCAAAGGGGGCAAAAAACCTGGTATGGGGGGCTTGCGTCAGTTGCAAGAGCAATTGAATAAGCAAATGCAGCAAATGAAGGAACAAATGAAACAAGGTAAAATGCCTGGTGGAAAACAGTTTGCTCAAATGGCCGCTAAACAAGCCGCTATTCGAAAAGCATTGCAGGATGCCAAAAAGAAAGGACAAAAGAAAGGAAAAGGTGGTGGAAAAGAATTGCAAGATATGATTGATGCAATGGACAAAGTAGAAACGGATTTGGTCAATAAGCGTTTGCCCAATGATATGCAAAAACGCCAAAAGGATATTTTGACTCGTTTGTTGCAGGCTGAAAATGCAGAACGTGAACGTGAATTGGATGAAAAACGAAAGGCAGAACGCCCAGATGAATATGTTCCTAAAATGCCTCCTGCATTGGAAGAATATCTCAAAAAACGTCAGGGTCAAGTGGAAATGTTCAAAACTGTTTCGCCTTCATTGAAACCTTATTACAAAAATCTCGTAGAAAGGTATTTTAGAGCATTAAATTAA
- a CDS encoding tetratricopeptide repeat protein, which produces MRKLYISLLLSAMFVGFANAQKTLPWKKRLKMAQNFEKAGDYYQAAVYYEGIYAEKSDKPEYSYQAGVCYYLLRDYANTVKTLEPVKDQNDIYDKPGYKYAVALKQTGQAAKAKSAFDQFIKSYPSTKDDYKEFKEACENEIKGCDFALNKKKHTNDAVKIELLDAKINTNKTEFAPIPFDENILYFSSSTTGAAKVYRSQKNGDNWSRPQVPKIFEGKMARPHFGNGTFTEDNERFYFTQCDLPNGKPNCAIYVMSKISAEEWSDPVMLPDYINEDGANTTHPCVVTTDDKEILYFVSDREGGRGGLDIWFTTRTVGSSSNNFTLPKNLGRNINTFGDEITPNYDKAEGVLYFSSNGRVSAGGLDIFKSKGEKLQWEIAQNLGFPLNSAADDLYYTVSEAHGGGYFVSNRLLAPKKTATTDDDIFYFGENKIIVTISGAITDANYPDNGPLTDVNIKLFNEDELVEERMLSIAEYRFKLGPKKQYTIEIYKEDYNLASFDVNTSNFEYSEDVVKDVALEIPKEDPIPTVPDDPEEVDWDAVKAQIVPPEYDSRDNPYSFPEEPFDPLTGEEYVGPYLEVYNEIKNDVANLSNESKVYYDGPDGELLPYMGDVFDDVVEEPIVDTPIEKIYPDDELAPEGTVYKIQVSAVRRFKSYKYDALGEVGKLAFEDIDDGIRRVMVVPEELTDDGLEGFKSKGDALNTLSYVINNTRFENAFVIKVVNGERVGEGFRGWDEEENSSSDSESTENNVNEDYEGF; this is translated from the coding sequence ATGAGAAAATTATATATTTCCCTGCTCTTATCTGCTATGTTTGTAGGATTCGCCAATGCGCAGAAAACATTGCCATGGAAAAAGCGACTCAAAATGGCTCAAAATTTTGAGAAGGCTGGCGATTACTATCAAGCCGCAGTATACTATGAAGGCATCTATGCTGAAAAAAGCGACAAACCTGAATATAGTTATCAAGCAGGTGTTTGCTATTATCTCTTACGTGATTATGCCAACACTGTCAAAACATTAGAACCTGTTAAGGATCAAAATGATATTTACGACAAACCTGGCTATAAATACGCTGTAGCATTAAAACAAACAGGTCAGGCCGCAAAAGCCAAAAGTGCATTTGATCAATTTATAAAAAGCTACCCTTCTACTAAAGATGACTATAAAGAGTTCAAAGAAGCTTGTGAAAATGAAATCAAAGGTTGTGACTTTGCCCTAAACAAAAAGAAACACACGAATGATGCAGTCAAAATAGAATTGTTAGATGCCAAAATAAATACCAACAAAACAGAGTTTGCTCCTATTCCTTTTGATGAGAATATTCTTTATTTCTCTTCGTCTACAACAGGTGCGGCAAAGGTTTATCGTTCTCAAAAAAATGGGGACAATTGGTCTCGCCCTCAAGTGCCTAAAATTTTTGAAGGAAAAATGGCACGACCACATTTTGGCAATGGTACCTTTACAGAAGATAATGAACGTTTTTATTTTACCCAATGTGATCTTCCCAATGGAAAACCTAATTGTGCGATTTATGTCATGAGCAAAATTAGCGCAGAGGAATGGTCTGATCCAGTTATGTTGCCAGACTATATCAATGAAGATGGAGCCAACACAACCCATCCTTGTGTAGTTACGACTGATGATAAAGAAATTTTATATTTTGTTTCGGATCGAGAAGGAGGACGTGGAGGTTTAGACATTTGGTTCACGACAAGAACCGTTGGGAGTTCTAGCAATAATTTTACGCTTCCTAAAAATTTAGGTAGAAACATCAATACATTTGGCGATGAAATTACCCCTAATTATGATAAAGCAGAGGGAGTGCTTTACTTTAGTTCAAATGGTCGTGTCAGTGCAGGGGGATTAGATATTTTTAAATCCAAAGGCGAGAAATTGCAATGGGAAATTGCTCAAAATTTAGGCTTTCCCCTTAACTCTGCTGCGGACGATCTTTATTACACGGTTAGTGAAGCCCATGGGGGTGGATACTTTGTGTCTAATCGCCTCTTAGCTCCTAAAAAAACGGCAACAACAGACGATGACATTTTTTACTTTGGAGAAAACAAAATTATTGTAACAATTAGTGGGGCGATTACAGATGCCAATTACCCTGACAATGGTCCCTTAACAGATGTGAACATCAAGCTATTTAATGAAGATGAGTTGGTTGAGGAACGTATGTTATCCATTGCCGAATATCGTTTTAAATTAGGTCCAAAAAAACAATATACCATAGAAATATACAAGGAAGATTACAACTTAGCGAGCTTTGATGTCAATACAAGTAATTTTGAATACTCTGAAGATGTTGTTAAAGATGTAGCGCTTGAAATTCCAAAAGAAGACCCCATCCCAACAGTACCAGACGATCCAGAAGAAGTGGATTGGGATGCCGTAAAAGCTCAAATTGTTCCACCTGAATATGATTCTAGAGATAATCCATATAGTTTTCCAGAAGAACCCTTTGACCCTCTTACAGGTGAAGAATATGTTGGTCCTTATTTAGAGGTTTATAATGAGATCAAAAATGATGTTGCCAACTTATCCAATGAAAGTAAAGTTTATTACGATGGTCCTGATGGTGAATTACTACCTTATATGGGAGATGTTTTTGACGATGTTGTAGAAGAACCTATTGTTGATACTCCCATCGAAAAGATTTATCCAGACGATGAACTAGCACCAGAAGGTACTGTTTACAAAATTCAAGTTTCTGCTGTTCGACGCTTTAAGAGTTACAAATATGATGCGTTAGGAGAAGTGGGTAAATTGGCTTTTGAGGACATTGATGATGGAATTAGACGAGTGATGGTCGTTCCCGAAGAATTAACCGACGATGGTCTAGAAGGATTCAAATCTAAAGGAGATGCCTTAAATACACTTTCGTATGTCATTAACAATACTCGATTTGAAAATGCATTTGTCATCAAAGTAGTTAATGGCGAACGAGTTGGAGAAGGATTTAGAGGTTGGGATGAAGAGGAAAATAGTTCTTCAGATTCAGAAAGTACAGAAAACAATGTGAATGAAGATTATGAAGGTTTTTAG
- the ybeY gene encoding rRNA maturation RNase YbeY: MQLTFYSEDIDFELAEVEKIKNWLKGVIKNENWTLGGLTYIFCSDAYLHKMNVEHLDHDTYTDVITFQYSEEVVEGDVFISVERTNENATTFGVSAAHELYRVMVHGLLHLMGYKDKSPADKTLMTAKENQYLQVLEKYSTTN; the protein is encoded by the coding sequence ATGCAATTAACATTTTATTCGGAAGATATTGATTTTGAATTGGCAGAAGTAGAAAAAATCAAAAACTGGTTGAAAGGGGTGATCAAAAATGAAAATTGGACCTTGGGAGGGCTGACCTATATTTTTTGCAGTGATGCTTATTTGCATAAGATGAATGTGGAGCATCTTGATCATGATACTTATACGGATGTTATTACCTTTCAATACAGCGAGGAAGTTGTTGAGGGGGATGTTTTTATTAGTGTAGAGCGAACCAACGAGAATGCAACGACTTTTGGAGTGAGTGCTGCTCATGAGTTGTATCGTGTTATGGTGCATGGCTTATTGCATCTAATGGGGTACAAAGACAAATCTCCAGCAGATAAAACGCTTATGACCGCCAAAGAAAACCAATATTTACAGGTGCTAGAAAAATATTCAACGACTAATTAA
- the rfbA gene encoding glucose-1-phosphate thymidylyltransferase RfbA, whose product MKGIILAGGLGTRLYPLTLAVSKQLMPVYDKPMIYYPLSTLMSAGIREILIISTQYDLPNFQKLLGDGSQIGCRISYQEQIIPNGLAQAFVLGEEFIGNDSVSLILGDNIFYGSNLNQLLEQSNNPDGGIVFAYQVADPERYGVVAFDENNMAYSIEEKPSNPKSNYAIPGLYFYDNSVIEIAKNLKPSARGEYEITDVNKHYLNEGKLKVMPLGRGVAWLDTGTHKSLMQAGQFIEVIEERQGLKIGCIEEVAYRQGFINDEKLEQAADKYKKSGYGQYLYKVLEWGR is encoded by the coding sequence ATGAAAGGAATTATTTTAGCAGGGGGATTAGGAACACGCTTGTATCCTCTTACATTAGCAGTAAGTAAACAACTAATGCCTGTTTATGACAAGCCAATGATTTATTACCCTCTATCCACTTTAATGTCAGCAGGAATTAGAGAAATTTTGATTATCTCTACTCAATATGATTTACCTAATTTCCAAAAACTATTAGGAGATGGGTCGCAGATTGGGTGTCGTATAAGCTATCAAGAACAAATTATTCCAAATGGATTAGCTCAGGCATTTGTATTGGGAGAAGAATTTATTGGTAACGATAGTGTTTCTTTGATTTTGGGGGACAACATTTTTTATGGAAGCAATTTAAATCAATTGTTAGAACAAAGCAATAATCCTGATGGTGGAATTGTGTTTGCTTATCAAGTTGCTGATCCTGAACGTTATGGGGTAGTGGCTTTTGATGAAAATAACATGGCTTATTCTATCGAAGAAAAGCCCAGCAATCCTAAGTCTAATTACGCTATACCTGGGCTTTATTTTTATGACAATTCGGTTATTGAAATCGCTAAAAATCTCAAACCAAGCGCAAGAGGAGAATATGAAATTACCGATGTAAACAAGCATTACCTCAATGAAGGAAAACTCAAAGTAATGCCTTTGGGACGTGGGGTTGCTTGGTTAGATACAGGAACGCACAAATCTTTGATGCAAGCAGGTCAATTTATAGAAGTAATTGAAGAGCGCCAAGGCTTGAAAATTGGATGTATTGAGGAGGTTGCTTATCGACAAGGTTTTATCAATGACGAAAAACTAGAACAAGCTGCGGATAAATACAAAAAAAGTGGCTATGGGCAATATTTGTACAAAGTGTTGGAATGGGGGAGGTAA
- a CDS encoding citrate (Si)-synthase, with product MDILKQKFQAKAFALFKANKDMLKEHGDLAIDKVSIRQMFGGMRGMKSMVWETSELDAYEGIRFRGYSIRQLRKALPKAEGCKEPLPEGLFWLMLVGDIPTDREVKWLSEEWKKRSSVPDHTFKMLDSLPATTHPMTQFSAAILSMQTESVFAKRYAEGISKQDYWDAYYEDTMNLVACLPRVAAYIYRRTYFNNEHIAPNPDLDWGANFAHMLGVSDNPDFMSLMRLYLTIHADHEGGNASAHTTHLVGSTLSDPYYSLSGGMNALAGPLHGLANQEVIKWILNMVEDLGTDTPTSDQITDYINKTLAEGKVIPGYGHAVLRQPDPRYMAQRVFAEDYISDDPIVKIVWKLFDIVPPLLQDLGKVKNPWPNVDAHSGALLMHYGLKDFSFYTVLFGVSRAMGVLASGVWSRALGMPLERPKSLTSLAIKNFIEKETTATKE from the coding sequence ATGGATATTTTAAAACAAAAATTTCAAGCGAAGGCATTTGCTCTATTCAAGGCAAATAAAGATATGCTTAAAGAACATGGCGATTTAGCAATCGATAAAGTTTCTATCCGCCAAATGTTTGGTGGAATGCGTGGTATGAAGAGTATGGTATGGGAAACTTCAGAATTGGATGCTTATGAGGGCATTCGCTTTAGAGGTTATTCTATTCGCCAACTACGCAAAGCATTGCCCAAAGCTGAGGGTTGCAAAGAACCACTACCAGAAGGGTTATTTTGGTTGATGTTAGTGGGGGATATTCCGACAGATAGAGAAGTTAAATGGTTGTCAGAAGAATGGAAAAAACGAAGCTCTGTTCCAGATCATACGTTCAAAATGTTGGACTCTTTGCCAGCAACAACGCATCCGATGACACAATTTAGTGCAGCGATTTTGTCTATGCAAACAGAAAGCGTTTTTGCTAAGCGTTATGCAGAAGGAATCAGCAAGCAAGATTATTGGGATGCTTATTATGAAGATACCATGAATTTGGTAGCTTGTTTGCCACGAGTAGCGGCTTATATTTACCGTCGTACGTATTTTAACAATGAGCATATTGCGCCTAATCCTGATTTGGACTGGGGAGCTAACTTTGCGCATATGTTAGGAGTTAGTGATAATCCTGACTTTATGAGTTTGATGCGCTTGTATTTGACCATTCATGCCGATCATGAAGGGGGGAATGCTTCTGCTCACACTACTCATCTTGTTGGTTCTACCTTGAGTGATCCTTATTATTCGTTATCGGGAGGTATGAACGCCTTGGCTGGACCATTGCATGGTTTGGCAAATCAAGAGGTAATCAAATGGATTTTGAACATGGTAGAAGATTTGGGGACAGATACGCCAACTTCAGATCAAATCACAGATTATATCAACAAAACATTGGCCGAAGGAAAAGTAATTCCTGGTTATGGTCACGCTGTATTGCGTCAACCAGATCCTCGTTATATGGCTCAACGTGTTTTTGCAGAGGATTATATCAGTGATGATCCAATTGTTAAAATTGTATGGAAATTGTTTGATATTGTTCCTCCTCTATTGCAAGATTTGGGTAAGGTTAAAAACCCTTGGCCGAATGTAGATGCTCATTCTGGTGCTTTGTTGATGCATTATGGTCTAAAAGACTTTAGTTTCTATACCGTATTATTTGGTGTTTCTCGTGCAATGGGAGTATTGGCATCGGGAGTATGGTCTAGAGCATTGGGAATGCCTTTGGAGCGTCCTAAATCTTTGACATCACTTGCTATTAAGAATTTTATAGAGAAAGAAACTACTGCAACCAAAGAGTAG